The Daphnia pulex isolate KAP4 chromosome 6, ASM2113471v1 genome contains the following window.
CGGCAACATCTCTGCTAGCATTTGCGTCTCCAAGGTTAGTCCAACGCCCAACGACTACTGCCGTATAAAAATGGATCGTAGCTCCTAGTTCAATCGTCAGTTACCGACAAGTTCTCAATTCAGTCTCAAGTCAAAAATGAACCCTTTGGTAAGAGACAACTTCTTCGATACAAAAACTTCTTCatctttaacatttttataattgatgaacgctctttaaaaaatgttgatttaatTTCATAAACTGATTTCCTTTTGGCAGATTTTGGTCACTTTTTTGGTTGCCGCCGCATCGACCGCACCGACTAACTTGGTCAACCCGGCCGTCCCGTGTGCCCATGGAGTCGCTGCCGTGGCCTATGCCGCCGCTGCCCCAGTCCCTTACCCGGCTGCCCTGACCTACGCCGTCCCTGAGCCCGTCCAGGTTGCCGTTCAACCCCAAATCACTTACGATTTCCCCGTTCCAGTATCTGCTCCTGCTCCAGCTCCTGCCCCAGTAGCCGTTGCGGTACCAGCACCAATTACGGTTGAATACGACTTCCCTGCACCAATTGCTGCctcagcaccagcaccagttgttgttgctgctgctccagtAGCTGTTGCCGCTCCAGTCAAAATTGAATACGACTTCCCCGCTCCCATTTCGGCCCCAGCACCAGCCCCAGTAGTCCCGGTTGCTGCTCCCGTTGCCCTGCCGGCACCAGTCAAGATCGAGTACGACTTCCCTGCACCCATCTCTGCTCCAGCTCCGGcaccagttgttgttgctgccccAGCACCAATCACCTATACCGGACCTGCACCAGTTAAGGTTGAATACGACTTCCCAGCTCCTATCTCCGCCCCGGCCCCAGCCCCAGTCGTCGCTGTTGCTGCTCCCGTTGCTTATGCCGCACCAGCTCCAGTCGTCCAGGTTGCCGCTCCCGTCAAAGTTGAATACGACTTTCCCGCACCCATCTCTGCTCCTGCTCCCGCTCCCGTACCAGTAGCTGTTGCTGCTCCAGCCCCAATTGCTTCCGCCCGCACCGTCTCCGAAATCACGCCCCAGGTGACCGCCCAACACCCGACCAAAGTCAACGTTGAAAAGTTCCCCGTTGAGGTGCCCGTCGCCGCTCCTGACGCCCAGCCCGTCCCAGTTCCAATTGCTCCCGAATACGAAATCCACCAGAATCACGCAGCAGCTGCCAATTCCATTGTCTGTGTCAATTTCCCCTGTCCCCGCTATTAATTTCTCAGTTGGGCAATCAAATATTCTTGATTGGGTGAGCTGTGATGTGATCTGGTTATCATCTATACTGTTAACTCTGTGCCCGCAGACAACAACTGTCAATGATTTGCatttcattgttttgttttctactcGTTTTTTTGCACGCAAAGAACCAGTTTTACAGTTTTACTGCTGCTACCCAAGTAAACCGCACCGGTTGGCCTTGGTAACAACTAATCAGTTGGCTGATTCATATAAAAAAGTGCGCTAGAAAATAGTATTAAACAAACAGCCAAGTCCATGCGTTAGTCTGCCATGTTACATTAGTTAGCCTTCGTAGCTTAGTAGGTTTGAAACGTATAGGAACGATTGCCTGGCGTTAAACTCGCATAGAATAATGAATGTATATCTGAATATACTGGGTAATCGGTAACAGCCGTGTTGTTTTAGTTTGTTGAATAAATAGGAGCAGATTGTATAATTAGGTCAGTTTATCCAACCTTATGTCGTCGACTATGTTAGTCTCCCAACACCTGAACAAACACAGAAAAGCACGGGCATTCCTAATTCTGCAATATCAATATTTGCGCCGTATTAATTCGACTggcacacagagtataccatCATGTACATAAATACGAAGAGtaagtaatgaaaatcaacaagTATGCCAAAAGCCTGCGCCTAATCAACAACATACgaaaaaatggagagaaagaCATTGAGAATGGTACCGTAAGTCATTTTTGTTCCGAGACCataccaactttttttttttttaactttacgTTTTCTCCCttattctgaaaaattttgacaCCCATTTTAACGCACGTTTAATGGTTGCATTTAGTTCAGCAATTTCGGGTCTGCTGGTCGTCACTTACACTGCCCCGGTCGAATTAGACGAGAGCGACAGCCAGAAACTTAGATTTGAAAGTGGTAAAAAGTTAGAGCAAAGTTAAATCACTCAACAATTAATAGGCGGTTATCACAGCATACAGCGTCAAGcgggaggaggaagaaagtaaaaaacaaatcgaacgGAAATACGAAGGTGTCGTGCCGATAAAATTTCACTCTTACAGCGGTAATAGCGGTGCGGTTGGTAATATATTTCCGCCTTGGAAAAGGGGAGACCCTGAGCCTCATCCTAATCCGATTCCGGCTAACAAACGAATGAAGACTGATAATCACAAAATTTTATCACGCACAAATCTAGATGGCACCGACGGTCTAAAAGTCGTTAGTAATGCAAATTTAAACAGAGAAACCCGCGCACATTTTCCCACATCTCCCCCAATGCCCGAGCACAAACTAAAATACGAGATGAATCCAATAGATGGCGATCTCTCAGTCACCGAGAAAAAAGACGACGGTAGTTACTCTTTCAGGTAACAAATATAAATCATTTCAAACTTCTGTTAGTTATAAATAATGGCAGCATTTCCGAGAGTGGCAGCCAAAGACAAGTTGGACCGAAACCAAAGGATATTGGCAATGTTAACCGCGAATCTTACTCGGACTCCATTCTCGATAACACCGCCGTCAACTGGGTTGCCGACGAAAACGGAATCCAAGTCCCCAGTGACCATTTGCTCGATTCTCCCCCGACAGATGGAGGCGTCGGAAAAATGCTCGCCgatttaaagaaataacagTAAAACGCTTTACATTTCCTTCGGTACCGAAAACTGTTTTGTCTGGTTCATCTGATTTAACGCCCAGTCCGTTCAATCATATTTAAAcgaataaaattgtttaaaatatcGGATTGACTCCGGATTGATGTCAGAAAATGCGTCATATTCACAAGTCTAATACTGTAATACAGTAACGATCGACGAaaacttgaaattaaaaaatttgcgGGACCCTAATCAAATCAAGTATCACTGAACAACTTTGGTTTAATTACGATACTATTAtcccaacaaaaataaaattaattaaaaacaagcctaaaaagttaaaaatgaaatacatcGGGAAAATTGATTTGCACACTCGAGCAACACCACCAAAGTCTATATAAGCTTGGCTACAGTCGTGCAATTCcaaatgttgtcgttgttcGAACCCTTTCAACTTCAAAACAAACTCACTGTCCGAAAAATGTCGCCTTACTTCactttcttcagaaaatttaCGATTCGCTCGAAAGACTTCAGCATTTACTGCAAACCAGATGCGCATCATGGAGCCATACTCAAAATCACCCAAGCGACTGCTGCGGTACCTGGCGGTAAAATGGTAGTTAACAAAATCTACGCCACTCTCGATGTCGCCACTGAACTTTGCGAACGACTCAACGCGCTGGAACACCTTTACCGAGAATCCCACCCTCTTCCGCGCAATGGCCAGCTCCATTTTGAGGAAATTGTTGAACAAGACTCGACTTACAAATTGGATTTCAGCGTCAAGGAATACCGACAAAACTTGGAGATGACGCAGAGCAAAAAGATTCTGACTCGAGGGCCGTGCGACAGCATTAATATTCCGGATGTCGGGGAATTCCGTCGCGAACTGCTCCAGCTGGTGGAAGAGTTGTCGAACAATTACTTGACACTCAAGATCGAAACGGCCGATAATACCGGATTCTCCAAAGTGATTCGAGGTAATCGAGTGGCCGTCATTTATTGCCCGGTTCGCCCGTGGCCCTGGACTCGTTCGTATCCGACAGAAGTGCTTCTCTTTGACCCGATTTTGGTGGAGCTGATCCTATTCGATCGAGACGTCAAAAAGATACGCGAGCATTGCGATCGCACCTATCCGGACTTGATGGTGGACGCTTACGTCGACATGAACTACGATCACGACGAATGGAACATCTTTTACGAAAACCTGAAAATCCGCTGGATCCGTCGTGGTCGACAATTCCGCATCAACGAACACCTCGGAACTCTTTCCCTGAAGCACGAGGATCACTGGTTCACGGCCTGataccaaacaaaaatctccTAAACTAAAATTTCTGTCCTGATTGATCAAGATTTGATTCTGATAATaaacatttcattaaaaaaaagataactcgtttttatttctttagcATACGACTACCTCTTGTTAGTTGTACTTACAAAAAACCAGGAAGTGCCAGTGCAGGACTGCAGTCCTCTTAGTCATAAAATTGTAAGTGCAACTAGTAAACTAGTAAAAGTGAAAAtactttcaaatttgattgtttacccacagacaaagatGTGATGTTacaaaacaggcctgatctgcagcTGTTCTACAAATGactaatttaaatatttaatgatcCCTGACTGAGTAAACGAAAACGGAGATAGAAAACAGTTTCAGTCAACAGCCTAGCTCTGTactaatcgtactccgtacttTACGACTTacaatcaacgccaccaaacaGTCAAAGATTAAGAATAGAGataaatttgtcctacctttaaacCTGGGAAATACGGTCTGGCATCAgcaagtgctccatccgtaGAAAAGTTGAATACACCAGGCAGGGTAGGAaaaagggagtcctcgtgaatacacccacattcacatagATGTACACGAGGATATTTAAGGATAGGGGAAGAGGAAACACGTAACTCGATCGACATTGGATTCTCCAATCAGGATTATGTTCggtttatctaaatgaaaaattaaaaatgtattacgaaaaatatttacagaaacaacaaatgtggaaaagttgaaaacgagACAGTAGGTAAACtcttattttaataaatgtgATAATCAAAGGTTACCATTTAATGCACTGCATTTGTTCAAGTaatgcatcattaaaatatctagcaggtcacaggattaaagtaacaaaaatcattAGCTATCCTTGCAATGACACTGAAATTGTTGTGATTTCAGATCAATGctagcacaagcaaaacttgtaTATCTTGTTGTTACGAAGATtggctctggcctcaaatctcCACAATGAAAATGATAGTGAAAACAAACTGTACTGCATCGACAGAGGGCTTACATGAAAGATGCTAGTCAGacactaacatttcacaaatgtGGAACAGATTTTAACTCTTCTTTACGATCCCATATTCCTATAATCATCCcatttgtatttttggtttaatttacCTGTTAAACAGCAAGGAGTGTGTATTGAGCGAAACTATAAAGGGACGTGACATCAGAGTtgacacgacgaccacatttaagtaatttaatttgttgtgcTGTTTTCCGTGCAGCCACGGtacgttttcaaaaaaatgatcaCTCAGTTTTCTTCAGAAGAATTAtagtttttcatgttttcGAAACTTTCGAGTTTCGAAACATCgaaagcagcagacgacactaatattctaattagccatTTTGTCATGATTTGTTTATAAGATATCGATAATCCGCCGttatggcgaccgtagaactccaccgacaagaACTGGATGTAATGCTGCGCTGCCGTGCGTGCCGGCCGATTTGCGATTTCGAAAAAAGATTGTTTcataaataaacacaaaaaaaattataatgagtaaaaaaaattaactagaacataaaaaaattcataaattaaaaaaggactAAAGATTCTCctaacaacacacaaacaggCTGAATTGAAAACTGCAAATCATATCAGccatacattttatttttttaaggcaCTTGCCGAGAACCGTCTATTTATCTTACGGAATTTCTCATTCTTAAAATTGTTGATAGGTTATTTCAACCGTTTTGAGTTTTGACCGCTTCCGCTGCGTTGGAGCTTGGATCACTTTATTGTTGCTTAGCTCGTTCTTCCACACTATTGTTTCCACTGGTTAGGCATTCTTCCACACATTCTGTCTATATCATTCTTCCCGCGGAATAGTGTCGTGTGTAGAAGTTGTTGCTTGTTGCTTTGCTTGTAGCCCTTGTGATGCCCTTCTAGAGTTGTAGGATTTGTAATGGACTTATTACTACTGTTCCAGgcaaaagtttaattttttttttcacttttctccaGTGAATTCGTCTGAACCAATGTAGTGTTgtctttctttgttgtttttagttgtgttatatttggttttttcatttcaaagtgtgtgttttatttcttgatcAACAGGTGGGTCCCTCCCAGTAGTTTTTGTTCATGagcattttcatttcctcaTTTTTGCAATCTTTTTTTGTAGAAATGGAACCCAGGAGAACTAGAAGCTCTCTTATTTCTCCATCTTTAAAACCTAGTAGAAATACGAGGATGGTCAAGTCTACACGTGTGCCTTCTCATGAGTTGGCCAAGCTGAAGGCCTCAAAACCAATGTTAGTTATCCCACAGCCTGTCTTAAGAATTCATGAATGCCTTGATGAAAATGTCAGAATGGCCCAAGTTGAGTCAAATGCCTATATTGCATTGGGAATCAAGGAGGAGCCTATCGATGAAGAATATGATGCTGAAGGAAGACATTATGAAGATGCTAACTTTGCACCAGTGGAAAGCTTTGCTACCGAAGATTGTTACAATCAAGACAATGAGTATGAAGAAACTGAAGGGATACGTACAACAAGagcctcaaaaagaaaaaggttggCAGGTTTGACAG
Protein-coding sequences here:
- the LOC124195586 gene encoding skin secretory protein xP2-like; the protein is MNPLILVTFLVAAASTAPTNLVNPAVPCAHGVAAVAYAAAAPVPYPAALTYAVPEPVQVAVQPQITYDFPVPVSAPAPAPAPVAVAVPAPITVEYDFPAPIAASAPAPVVVAAAPVAVAAPVKIEYDFPAPISAPAPAPVVPVAAPVALPAPVKIEYDFPAPISAPAPAPVVVAAPAPITYTGPAPVKVEYDFPAPISAPAPAPVVAVAAPVAYAAPAPVVQVAAPVKVEYDFPAPISAPAPAPVPVAVAAPAPIASARTVSEITPQVTAQHPTKVNVEKFPVEVPVAAPDAQPVPVPIAPEYEIHQNHAAAANSIVCVNFPCPRY
- the LOC124196141 gene encoding uncharacterized protein LOC124196141 — translated: MVPSAISGLLVVTYTAPVELDESDSQKLRFESAYSVKREEEESKKQIERKYEGVVPIKFHSYSGNSGAVDGTDGLKVVSNANLNRETRAHFPTSPPMPEHKLKYEMNPIDGDLSVTEKKDDGSYSFSISESGSQRQVGPKPKDIGNVNRESYSDSILDNTAVNWVADENGIQVPSDHLLDSPPTDGGVGKMLADLKK